From a region of the Daphnia magna isolate NIES linkage group LG1, ASM2063170v1.1, whole genome shotgun sequence genome:
- the LOC123477029 gene encoding deleted in malignant brain tumors 1 protein-like: protein MRATLICWLLLASLLANVGARSPVLPKFDVDIITSLDSEDAKVDPKLVRTLLDNNFESGTLSPWYDESPGYVNWRVENLASPSEANSTAPKPATGSQYVRATRNADLASGLAILRSPTFTASPGDRVSFDFWIRSKRPEGNNLELVWVVDRTEQQLVSLSQFSTLSNYEWRTQSAVIPVDVPTEGVLVFYGYCGSNYEDAVAIDNIFVESSTYTTQAPASDCIVLSASFGTFTSPNYPSSYPENANVCWLITGAYSITLQFNNFETETGKDTLKIYLGPTISSELFADLSGSYIPNQITKYTESMLLVFTSDSANSYAGFSITYQIVRQSTTSPSTTSSPPTTDPPTTTPYTTPYTISSTKAPTYAPIICETTTEFQTTTGFPTTTEFQTSTEHSSCGGLISGYSGIINSPNYPYEYENNLDCRYLIQVPCGYRVRLYFNSFNTESGYDFVNVHDGPSTSNYLILRASGTTRPSTVYSSSNEILLRFTTDSSGTRSGWQATFEYYY, encoded by the exons ATGCGAGCCACTCTAATCTGTTGGCTTCTTTTGGCTAGTCTACTAGCGAACGTTGGAGCAAGATCGCCCGTCTTACCAAAATTCGATGTTGACATCATAACCTCTTTAGATAGCGAAGACGCTAAAGTTGATCCAAAGTTGGTTCGCACTTTGCTTGATAACAATTTCGAAAGCGGAACTTTGAGCCCTTGGTACGATGAATCACCTGGTTACGTCAACTGGCGGGTTGAAAATCTCGCATCACCTTCGGAGGCGAATTCCACGGCACCCAAACCGGCTACCGGCTCTCAATATGTGAGAGCGACGCGTAATGCAGACTTGGCGTCCGGCCTTGCAATCCTTCGTAGCCCAACTTTTACTGCTAGTCCTG GTGATCGAGTTTCTTTCGATTTCTGGATCCGCTCTAAACGCCCAGAGGGGAATAATCTTGAG CTGGTCTGGGTGGTAGATCGCACCGAACAACAACTGGTCAGCCTGTCGCAGTTTTCAACCTtgtccaattatgaatggcgAACACAATCCGCTGTTATACCAGTAGATGTTCCTACCGAAGGCGTG TTGGTATTTTATGGCTACTGTGGAAGCAATTACGAAGATGCTGTTGCCATTGATAATATTTTCGTCGAGTCTTCAACTTACACCACCCAAGCACCTGCTTCAG ACTGCATAGTTTTGTCCGCGTCGTTCGGAACGTTCACATCTCCGAATTATCCTTCAAGTTATCCTGAAAACGCCAATGTATGCTGGTTGATTACTGGTGCTTACAGTATTACGCTGCaatttaataattttgaaaCTGAAACTGGAAAAGACACTCTGAAA ATTTATTTGGGACCAACAATATCCTCAGAGCTTTTCGCCGACTTGAGTGGCTCATATATACCAAATCAAATAACCAAGTACACTGAATCAATGTTGCTTGTGTTTACAAGTGATTCAGCAAACAGTTATGCAGGATTCAGTATCACCTACCAAATA GTTCGACAATCAACAACGTCCCCTTCTACAACTTCTTCTCCTCCTACAACAGATCCTCCTACCACAACTCCTTATACAACTCCTTATACAATTTCCAGTACCAAAGCTCCGACATACGCTCCAATTATATGCG AAACTACAACGGAATTCCAAACTACAACGGGGTTCCCAACTACAACGGAATTCCAAACTTCAACGG AACACTCCAGTTGTGGCGGTTTAATTAGCGGGTACAGTGGCATCATCAATTCACCAAACTATCCATACGAATACGAAAACAATCTTGATTGCCGCTATTTAATTCAAGTGCCCTGTGGCTATCGAGTGCGATTGTACTTCAATTCTTTTAACACAGAATCGGGTTACGATTTCGTTAAT GTTCATGACGGACCATCCACCAGCAACTACCTTATTCTAAGGGCATCTGGCACCACTCGACCTTCTACCGTATATTCGAGCTCAAATGAAATTCTGTTGCGATTCACGACGGACAGCTCCGGGACCAGATCAGGTTGGCAAGCAACATTTGAATACTACTACTAA